The Anabaena sp. WA102 genome contains a region encoding:
- a CDS encoding type ISP restriction/modification enzyme gives MKATATEISIYAIPGSDLVEQVKYNENHQQIWINSEQYFDQVPSQIWNFYIGGYQVCQKWLKDRKGRQLNFDDISHYQNIISIISETVKIMEDVDQIIEKYGGFPLE, from the coding sequence ATGAAAGCAACAGCAACAGAAATTTCTATTTATGCTATTCCTGGTTCTGATCTTGTCGAACAAGTCAAATATAATGAAAATCATCAACAAATTTGGATAAATTCCGAACAGTATTTTGATCAAGTTCCCTCGCAAATTTGGAATTTTTATATTGGAGGTTATCAAGTTTGTCAAAAATGGCTGAAAGATAGAAAAGGGAGACAATTGAATTTTGATGATATTAGCCATTATCAAAATATAATTTCCATCATATCGGAAACTGTAAAGATTATGGAAGATGTTGATCAAATAATTGAAAAATATGGCGGTTTTCCGTTAGAATAA
- a CDS encoding KaiA family protein — MLLPILLLQTNIKQILDKPCAKNKGKGLFFQIWDFIEGIITQYYWQPIPSQIYYLPHFQSQNPYRKLDNKDNNFLAFNKQKKTQTFQDMTAAEKQELLAALKADYRQIIINYFISDKTLQEKLDKFINTLFYTSVPVPQIIEMHMEIIDEFAKQLRIEGRSDETLLDYRLTLIDILAHLCEVYRCSIAKII, encoded by the coding sequence ATGTTATTACCTATATTGCTTTTACAAACAAATATAAAACAAATTCTCGATAAACCATGTGCAAAAAACAAGGGCAAAGGTTTATTTTTTCAGATATGGGATTTCATTGAGGGGATAATAACTCAATACTACTGGCAGCCTATACCTAGTCAGATATACTATTTGCCCCATTTTCAGTCACAAAACCCTTATCGAAAATTAGATAATAAAGATAATAATTTCTTGGCTTTTAATAAACAAAAAAAGACCCAAACTTTTCAGGATATGACCGCTGCCGAAAAACAGGAACTTTTAGCAGCACTGAAAGCAGATTACCGTCAGATTATTATAAATTATTTTATCAGTGACAAAACATTACAAGAAAAACTTGATAAGTTTATTAATACCTTATTTTATACTAGTGTTCCCGTACCACAAATTATAGAAATGCACATGGAAATTATTGACGAATTTGCCAAGCAATTAAGAATAGAAGGCAGAAGTGATGAAACGCTACTGGATTACCGTTTAACCTTAATAGATATTTTGGCACATCTTTGCGAAGTTTATCGCTGTTCTATTGCTAAAATCATTTAA
- the rsmH gene encoding 16S rRNA (cytosine(1402)-N(4))-methyltransferase RsmH, producing MKSDSQTPIDLEEVTFSHIPVLSQEVITGLNIQPGGHYLDLTVGGGGHSRLILATAEDVKITALDQDEDALNAAKENLAEFGNRVKFIHSNFANYQFPENTYHGILADLGVSSYHLDNPERGFSFRNTANLDMRMNQQQSLTAGDIINEWGEKELADIFFKYGEERLSRRIARRIVEKRPFNTTTELANAIAYSVPPKYRHGRIHPATRVFQALRIAVNDELKVLETLIEKAPHALIPEGRIAIISFHSLEDRPVKHGLRNSPSLRVLTKKPIIATEEEIKENPRSRSAKLRIAEKKSTDER from the coding sequence ATGAAATCAGATTCACAAACACCCATAGATTTAGAAGAAGTTACATTTTCCCATATTCCTGTTCTCAGTCAAGAAGTGATTACAGGTTTGAATATCCAACCTGGTGGACATTATTTAGATTTAACCGTTGGTGGTGGTGGTCACAGTCGGTTAATATTAGCAACTGCTGAAGATGTGAAAATTACCGCACTTGACCAAGATGAAGATGCTTTAAATGCAGCAAAAGAGAATCTAGCAGAATTTGGAAATAGAGTCAAATTTATTCATAGCAACTTTGCTAATTACCAATTTCCAGAAAATACCTATCATGGAATTTTAGCCGATTTGGGAGTAAGTTCCTATCATTTAGATAACCCAGAACGTGGTTTTAGTTTTAGAAATACCGCAAATTTAGATATGCGAATGAACCAGCAACAATCCCTTACCGCTGGAGATATTATCAATGAATGGGGTGAAAAAGAATTGGCGGATATTTTCTTTAAATACGGTGAAGAGAGACTTTCTCGCAGAATAGCTAGAAGAATAGTTGAAAAACGCCCATTTAACACTACTACAGAATTAGCCAATGCGATCGCCTACTCCGTCCCTCCTAAATATCGTCATGGGAGAATTCACCCCGCAACCCGTGTTTTTCAAGCTTTGCGAATTGCTGTCAATGACGAATTAAAAGTCCTGGAAACCTTAATAGAAAAAGCACCTCACGCGCTAATTCCTGAAGGAAGAATAGCCATAATCAGTTTTCACAGTTTAGAAGATAGACCAGTTAAACATGGTTTGAGAAATTCCCCCTCATTGCGAGTATTGACAAAAAAACCCATAATTGCCACAGAAGAAGAAATAAAAGAAAACCCCCGTTCCCGTTCTGCTAAATTGAGAATAGCAGAAAAGAAAAGTACAGATGAGAGATAA
- a CDS encoding ATP-binding protein, which produces MLQYPLYEFIAPVPMCWETNTLAAALDIFVKQQSDRLVIVNSQQRPIGVLYSAQLLPQFLAADANNNLLNLQQPLSQVDKSLIEAIQTIPAAANLEKFSLVLKHQESQQQSNLDWALVDSDGKYLGILNTLRLLTLLSQEKIPLNSTKKEESHEYVTNTKTSQHQKNIEHTANKHQPNIHKSIVHLLAKLPWPMMLQTSQGEVVTQNIAWQQQLGALKDPEGIRKQVETILTPKYIYANPQENQKTDPFTTHRQRTSPSTFTFVQESPLPVNEAANHCVLDTQLGICTCVVEIKTGQERVWQFAKIPLDSNELKIWVSESEVPEITEELWLILATDVTEQQQLCKELAAKNADLIQLNRLKDEFLACISHELKTPLTAVLGLSRLLADQQLGQLNERQARYAGLIHQSGRHLMSVVNDILDLTRMETGQMELTLNPVQIQVVCERAFSDVKNIHHQTNKAKPVSPPDNQTLSNHQFSLAIEPGLEEMVADELRLRQMLVHLLSNAFKFTEISGEIGLRVSRWEGWIAFTVWDTGIGIPEQQQHLIFQKFQQLENPLTRQFEGTGLGLVLTRALARLHGGDVSFLSREGKGSQFTLLLPPNPPKASFNESEDIVPKIEVGNNINPSPQNLNSSSQRLVLVVEAVAQYIEELTEQLKGLGYRVVIARSGTEALEKARRLQPKAIFLNPLLPLLSGWDLMTLLKYDVLTRHIHVIVTATAAEKEQAFTKQADGFLSLPIKHQPLASLLEKISITNEFQHSGLENNSINSQNIPLRILRLVHPELEVINLYPSLREHRVIEVDDLDQADLLARVWQFDVILLDMGISTARTYLQQLNKHQRLATLPLVTCDVATTLAASQIPGLSVFPCLSPLTQEDNNQNYQQGALSSVLQIAAGICCPINILVVDINMLSDLPKSKRKPIKDDQSVKNYFLNFEDEQINRGYEWFQALIQYLQTAGFRASIASCWSEVVQQVSHKSVDLLLICLHETAINKEVQKAIESLGNLQLNLPPILVLDQKLNEPNYGNAAKSRKQRYTSSVETAVRGIATQILPRSIPMEELLIQINQSLTN; this is translated from the coding sequence ATGCTACAGTACCCACTTTATGAATTTATAGCACCTGTACCAATGTGCTGGGAAACAAATACTCTGGCAGCAGCGTTGGATATTTTTGTTAAACAACAGAGCGATCGCTTGGTAATAGTCAATTCCCAACAACGTCCAATTGGTGTATTGTATTCTGCTCAATTACTGCCACAATTCTTAGCAGCGGATGCTAATAATAACCTCTTAAATTTGCAACAACCACTCTCACAGGTGGATAAATCCCTCATAGAAGCAATACAGACCATACCAGCAGCAGCAAATCTGGAAAAATTCAGTTTGGTTCTCAAGCATCAAGAAAGCCAACAACAAAGTAACTTAGATTGGGCGCTAGTTGATTCAGATGGTAAATATTTGGGAATCCTAAATACTTTACGCCTATTAACATTGTTATCTCAGGAGAAAATTCCCCTTAACTCAACCAAAAAAGAAGAAAGTCATGAGTATGTGACAAATACTAAAACTTCTCAACACCAAAAAAACATCGAGCATACAGCTAATAAACACCAGCCAAACATACACAAATCCATAGTCCACTTATTGGCTAAATTACCCTGGCCAATGATGTTACAGACTAGTCAAGGCGAAGTGGTTACGCAAAATATCGCTTGGCAGCAACAACTAGGAGCATTAAAAGACCCTGAAGGCATTAGAAAACAGGTAGAGACTATACTTACTCCCAAATATATTTATGCCAATCCTCAAGAAAATCAGAAAACCGATCCTTTCACGACCCATAGACAAAGAACCTCACCATCAACTTTCACTTTTGTACAAGAATCACCTCTACCCGTAAATGAGGCTGCCAACCACTGCGTTTTAGATACACAATTGGGTATTTGTACTTGTGTGGTTGAAATTAAAACTGGTCAGGAACGAGTGTGGCAGTTTGCTAAAATTCCTTTAGACAGTAACGAGTTAAAAATTTGGGTTTCTGAGTCAGAAGTACCAGAAATTACGGAAGAACTATGGTTAATATTAGCCACCGACGTAACAGAACAACAACAACTGTGTAAGGAATTAGCAGCAAAAAATGCTGATTTAATTCAACTTAATCGCTTAAAAGATGAATTTTTAGCTTGCATTAGTCATGAACTAAAAACACCACTAACGGCAGTTTTGGGACTATCTCGCCTTTTGGCAGATCAACAGTTGGGACAATTAAATGAGCGTCAAGCCCGTTATGCTGGACTAATTCATCAAAGTGGCAGACATTTGATGAGTGTGGTGAATGATATTTTAGATTTAACGCGAATGGAAACGGGACAGATGGAACTCACCCTCAATCCAGTCCAAATTCAAGTAGTATGTGAAAGGGCTTTTTCAGACGTTAAAAACATTCATCATCAAACTAACAAAGCTAAACCAGTATCCCCACCAGACAATCAAACTTTATCTAATCACCAATTTAGCCTAGCCATTGAACCAGGTTTAGAAGAAATGGTGGCAGATGAATTACGCTTGCGACAGATGTTAGTACATTTACTTTCTAATGCCTTTAAATTCACAGAAATATCCGGGGAAATTGGTTTACGGGTAAGCCGTTGGGAAGGCTGGATTGCTTTTACTGTTTGGGATACAGGGATTGGTATTCCTGAACAACAACAACATTTAATCTTTCAAAAATTCCAGCAATTAGAAAATCCTCTCACTCGTCAGTTTGAAGGAACGGGTTTAGGATTAGTATTAACTAGAGCTTTAGCTCGTTTGCATGGTGGAGATGTCAGTTTCTTATCTCGTGAGGGTAAAGGCAGTCAGTTTACGCTGCTTTTACCTCCCAATCCACCAAAGGCTAGTTTTAATGAGTCCGAAGATATAGTTCCTAAGATAGAAGTAGGCAATAACATTAATCCTTCCCCTCAAAATCTCAATAGTTCTTCCCAAAGATTGGTTTTAGTAGTGGAAGCAGTAGCTCAATATATTGAGGAATTAACTGAACAACTCAAAGGTTTAGGGTATCGTGTTGTTATTGCTAGATCAGGAACAGAGGCACTAGAAAAAGCTCGTCGCTTACAACCAAAGGCGATATTTTTAAATCCTTTACTGCCTTTACTTTCTGGCTGGGATCTGATGACTTTACTGAAATATGATGTTTTAACTCGTCATATTCATGTTATTGTCACAGCCACAGCGGCAGAAAAAGAGCAAGCATTTACTAAACAAGCTGATGGTTTTTTGAGTTTACCAATTAAGCATCAACCATTGGCATCATTATTAGAAAAAATATCAATAACGAACGAATTTCAGCATTCAGGACTGGAAAATAATAGTATCAATTCTCAAAATATTCCTTTGCGAATTCTTAGGTTAGTACACCCAGAATTGGAGGTAATTAATCTCTATCCTTCTCTGCGAGAACATCGGGTGATTGAAGTAGATGATCTAGATCAAGCAGATTTGTTAGCGCGAGTTTGGCAGTTTGATGTAATTTTGCTAGATATGGGGATTTCTACTGCTCGCACTTATCTACAACAATTAAATAAACACCAAAGGTTGGCGACATTACCATTGGTAACTTGTGATGTTGCGACTACTTTAGCTGCTTCTCAAATACCAGGATTGTCTGTATTTCCTTGTTTAAGTCCTTTGACTCAGGAAGATAATAATCAAAATTATCAACAAGGTGCTTTGTCATCTGTATTACAAATTGCTGCTGGTATTTGTTGCCCAATAAATATTTTAGTGGTAGATATAAATATGCTGAGTGATTTACCCAAATCAAAACGCAAACCAATTAAGGATGATCAGTCAGTCAAAAATTATTTTCTCAATTTTGAAGATGAGCAAATTAATCGGGGATATGAGTGGTTTCAAGCTTTAATTCAATATTTACAAACTGCTGGTTTTAGAGCTTCTATTGCCAGTTGTTGGTCGGAAGTTGTCCAACAAGTTAGCCATAAAAGTGTTGATTTACTGTTAATTTGCTTGCATGAAACGGCAATTAATAAGGAAGTACAAAAAGCTATTGAATCATTGGGGAATTTACAGTTGAA
- the kaiB gene encoding circadian clock protein KaiB — protein MNEAKKTYVLKLYVAGNTPNSMRALKTLKNILDEEFQGVYALKVIDVLKNPQLAEEDKILATPTLSKILPPPVRKIIGDLTDRERVLIGLDLLYEELNEEYGKE, from the coding sequence ATGAACGAAGCTAAAAAGACCTATGTTCTCAAGCTATATGTAGCAGGAAATACCCCTAATTCAATGCGAGCTTTGAAAACACTCAAAAATATTTTAGATGAAGAATTTCAAGGAGTTTATGCTTTAAAAGTAATTGATGTCCTGAAAAACCCCCAGTTAGCCGAAGAAGATAAAATACTCGCCACACCAACACTATCAAAAATTTTGCCGCCTCCTGTGCGGAAAATTATTGGTGATTTAACGGATAGGGAAAGAGTATTAATTGGGTTGGATCTGCTTTACGAAGAATTGAATGAAGAATATGGGAAAGAATAA
- the kaiC gene encoding circadian clock protein KaiC: MNKKEQPEQKKIPIGVEKIRTMIEGFDDISHGGLPVGRTTLVSGTSGTGKTLLSLQFLYNGITYFDEPGVFVTFEESPSDIIKNAHIFDWNLQRLIDEGKLFILDASPDPEGQDIVGNFDLSALIERLQYAIRKYKAKRVSIDSMTAIFQQYEAVGVVRREIFRLVARLKLLNVTTIITTERGEEYGPVASFGVEEFVSDNVVISRNVLEGERRRRTIEILKLRGTTHMKGEYPFTITNEGVNIFPLGAMRLTQRSSNVRVSSGVKVLDQMCGGGFFKDSIILATGATGTGKTLLVSKFIQDGCISGERAILFAYEESRAQLSRNAHSWGIDFEELEHQGLLKIICTYPESTGLEDHLQIIKSEISHFKPARIAIDSLSAMARGVSNNAFRQFVIGVTGYAKQEEITGFFTNTTDQFLGSNSITDSHISTITDTILMLQYVEIRGEMSRAINVFKMRGSWHDKGIREYNITADGPDIKDSFRNYERIISGAPTRVSIDEKAELSRIVKRFEDKPSSDV, translated from the coding sequence ATGAATAAAAAAGAGCAACCTGAACAAAAAAAAATACCTATTGGTGTCGAAAAAATTCGCACGATGATCGAAGGCTTTGACGATATCAGTCATGGCGGTTTACCTGTGGGTCGAACTACTTTAGTTAGTGGAACTTCAGGAACTGGCAAGACTCTATTATCACTGCAATTCCTTTATAATGGCATCACTTACTTCGATGAACCCGGAGTATTTGTTACCTTTGAAGAATCACCCAGTGACATTATTAAAAATGCCCATATTTTTGATTGGAATTTACAACGGTTAATTGATGAAGGTAAATTATTTATTCTCGACGCATCTCCTGACCCTGAAGGTCAAGACATAGTTGGTAATTTTGATTTATCTGCCCTGATTGAACGTTTACAATATGCCATTCGTAAATATAAAGCTAAACGGGTTTCCATTGATTCCATGACAGCCATATTTCAACAATATGAAGCTGTCGGAGTAGTGCGACGAGAAATTTTTCGGTTAGTAGCACGGCTAAAACTATTGAATGTCACCACCATCATTACCACTGAACGGGGTGAAGAATATGGACCAGTAGCATCTTTTGGAGTCGAAGAATTTGTTTCCGATAATGTAGTAATTTCTCGCAATGTTTTAGAAGGAGAACGTCGGCGGCGAACCATTGAAATTCTCAAGTTACGGGGAACAACCCACATGAAAGGTGAATATCCCTTCACAATTACTAATGAAGGAGTTAATATATTCCCCTTGGGAGCAATGCGTTTAACACAACGATCTTCTAATGTGCGGGTATCTTCTGGAGTGAAAGTTCTTGATCAAATGTGTGGTGGTGGTTTCTTTAAAGATTCGATTATTTTAGCCACAGGAGCTACAGGTACTGGTAAAACTTTATTAGTTAGTAAGTTTATTCAAGATGGCTGCATTAGTGGTGAACGAGCAATATTATTTGCCTATGAAGAATCTCGCGCCCAACTTTCCCGAAATGCCCATTCTTGGGGTATAGATTTTGAAGAATTAGAACATCAAGGATTACTGAAAATTATTTGTACCTATCCTGAATCAACTGGTTTAGAAGACCACTTACAAATTATTAAATCAGAAATCTCCCATTTTAAACCTGCTCGTATTGCCATTGATTCACTTTCTGCAATGGCTAGAGGTGTTAGTAATAATGCTTTCCGTCAGTTTGTAATTGGTGTCACAGGTTATGCTAAACAAGAAGAAATTACTGGTTTTTTTACCAATACTACAGACCAATTTCTGGGTTCTAATTCCATTACTGACTCCCATATTTCCACGATTACAGATACAATTTTGATGTTACAATATGTAGAAATTCGGGGAGAAATGTCGCGGGCAATTAACGTATTTAAAATGCGTGGCTCATGGCACGATAAGGGCATTCGTGAATATAATATTACGGCAGATGGTCCTGACATTAAAGATTCATTCCGTAATTATGAGCGGATTATCAGTGGTGCGCCTACGCGCGTTAGTATAGACGAAAAGGCAGAACTTTCTCGGATTGTCAAACGTTTTGAAGACAAACCGAGTTCTGATGTCTAA
- a CDS encoding TolC family protein, translating into MKGQQLFHCFLPGVTVAVLTTQPAWATVIKVNELQLKSTSSVLVSTDSRNLFPDNSLLPKSKVNSNPGLLPVSYFSQGSIKLVGNSTLPIIMADNDFSTGREKNSPKYDSRFVSFSDLSNSNNNLLFASNSQLGSLSNSDQQVINGDVEVSKLLESSNCPQSQPKSQAALLLTANTCLTQNNSLIAQTTVPTTTETSTPPTAENVNSAPSQPVDFPNVPKELNPSPNPLLYPTQAEEVKVQETQPISLSQALELAKRNNNDLQVSVLQLERSKSVLREAQAALMPSVDLNGDVTNSRSVGDTLAVKRQRNNGLTVDDAPSNTVFSGTAQIKYDLYTSGRRNAAIKEAQERIRVQELDVERQSEEIRLNVARAYYDLQQADENVRISQSAVTNAQASLKDAVALERAGVGTRFDVLRSQVNLANSQQDLTSAFSQQQIARRKLAPLLNLSQSASISAGDPVKLAGLWQHPLEQSIVLAYQNRPELQQNLAQRNISEAQRKQALAALGPQVSLVGRYNLLDQFDDDTSVSDGYSLGVQATFSLYDGGAAKARAAQSKTNIAIAETQFSEQRNQIRFQVEQAYSTQASNLENVQTSNVALEQAKESLRLARLRFQAGVGTQTDVINALNDLTRSEGNRVKAILDYNRALTELQRYVTTRGLNQLQESGVK; encoded by the coding sequence GTGAAAGGACAGCAATTATTCCATTGTTTCTTACCTGGTGTAACAGTAGCAGTATTAACAACCCAGCCCGCTTGGGCTACTGTTATTAAAGTGAATGAGTTACAGCTAAAGTCTACTTCTAGTGTGTTGGTTTCTACTGATAGTAGAAATTTATTCCCAGACAATAGCCTACTGCCTAAAAGTAAAGTTAATAGTAACCCAGGATTATTACCTGTTAGTTATTTTAGTCAAGGCAGTATCAAGCTTGTTGGTAACTCCACTCTACCTATAATCATGGCTGACAATGATTTCAGCACTGGGAGAGAAAAAAATTCTCCAAAATATGACAGTAGATTTGTAAGTTTTTCTGATTTATCAAATTCAAATAATAATTTACTGTTTGCGAGTAATTCTCAGTTAGGTAGTTTAAGTAACTCTGATCAGCAAGTTATCAATGGTGATGTTGAGGTATCAAAGTTACTAGAGTCTAGTAATTGTCCACAATCACAGCCCAAGAGTCAAGCAGCTTTGCTACTTACTGCTAACACCTGCTTAACTCAAAATAATAGTTTGATAGCACAAACAACTGTTCCGACTACGACAGAAACCAGTACACCTCCGACCGCAGAAAATGTCAATTCTGCACCTAGTCAACCTGTAGATTTTCCTAATGTTCCTAAGGAGTTGAATCCCAGTCCTAATCCGCTGTTATATCCAACGCAAGCAGAGGAAGTGAAGGTACAAGAAACTCAGCCAATTAGTTTGTCACAGGCACTGGAACTGGCTAAACGGAATAATAATGATTTACAGGTGTCTGTACTGCAACTGGAACGGAGTAAGTCGGTTTTGCGTGAAGCTCAAGCGGCTTTAATGCCCAGCGTTGATTTGAATGGTGATGTGACCAATAGTCGTAGTGTTGGTGACACACTAGCTGTTAAAAGACAACGGAATAATGGATTAACCGTAGATGATGCTCCATCTAATACGGTATTTAGCGGTACTGCACAGATAAAATATGATCTCTACACTTCTGGTAGACGTAATGCAGCGATTAAAGAGGCGCAAGAAAGGATACGAGTGCAAGAGTTAGATGTAGAAAGGCAATCTGAGGAAATTCGCCTGAATGTGGCTAGGGCATATTATGATTTGCAACAAGCTGATGAAAATGTGAGAATTTCTCAGTCAGCGGTTACAAATGCTCAGGCGAGTTTGAAGGATGCAGTGGCTTTAGAACGAGCGGGTGTTGGTACTCGTTTCGATGTGTTGCGATCGCAGGTAAATTTAGCTAACTCCCAACAGGACTTAACTAGTGCCTTTTCTCAACAACAAATTGCCCGCCGTAAGTTAGCACCACTGTTGAATTTATCCCAATCAGCGAGTATTAGTGCGGGTGATCCTGTGAAATTGGCAGGTTTATGGCAACATCCACTAGAACAAAGCATCGTTTTAGCTTATCAAAATCGTCCTGAACTACAACAGAACTTAGCACAGCGTAATATCAGCGAGGCTCAAAGAAAACAAGCATTAGCAGCTTTGGGTCCCCAGGTAAGTTTGGTGGGTAGATATAACTTGTTGGATCAGTTTGATGATGACACAAGCGTGAGTGATGGTTATTCTTTGGGAGTACAAGCCACCTTCAGTTTATATGATGGTGGGGCAGCAAAAGCCAGAGCAGCCCAATCTAAGACCAATATTGCGATCGCTGAAACTCAATTTTCTGAACAGCGTAACCAAATCCGCTTTCAGGTAGAACAAGCATACTCTACCCAGGCTTCAAACTTAGAAAATGTGCAAACTTCTAATGTGGCTTTAGAACAAGCTAAAGAATCTTTGCGGTTAGCGCGGTTAAGATTCCAGGCAGGTGTCGGGACTCAAACTGATGTAATTAACGCATTAAACGATCTCACCCGTTCTGAAGGTAATCGCGTCAAAGCAATCTTAGATTACAACCGTGCTTTAACAGAATTGCAAAGATATGTTACCACTAGGGGTTTGAATCAGTTACAGGAATCAGGGGTCAAGTAA
- a CDS encoding photosystem II S4 domain protein, giving the protein MLPREELLKGVENRDTVARVIDQADQAIKTWEVVFTDFLSPPELAEIQRVFSRLTEVHSVAWGGYPQAERQRLAIARADLPLDQSEVAIVALEIAGNFLFDTANHRDFLGAMLGTGIVREKTGDVIVLGERGAQVIVVPELVEFLEMSLQQVRSVPVKTRRIEINELKIREPKKKEMTTVEASLRLDAVASAGFGMSRSKMVDLIDSNDVRVNWKEVTQASSHVKTGDLIAIRGKGRLEVGEIAVTKKDRYRVQLTRYM; this is encoded by the coding sequence ATGCTACCTAGAGAAGAACTTTTAAAAGGTGTTGAAAACCGCGATACTGTCGCCCGTGTAATTGATCAAGCAGATCAGGCTATAAAGACGTGGGAAGTAGTATTTACAGATTTTTTGTCTCCGCCGGAGTTGGCGGAAATTCAACGGGTATTTAGCCGCTTGACGGAGGTGCATTCGGTAGCGTGGGGTGGATATCCACAGGCGGAAAGACAAAGGTTAGCGATCGCTCGTGCTGATTTACCATTAGATCAGTCTGAAGTGGCGATTGTGGCTTTAGAAATTGCTGGTAATTTCTTGTTTGATACAGCAAATCACCGGGATTTTTTAGGCGCAATGCTGGGAACGGGGATTGTGCGTGAAAAAACCGGAGATGTGATTGTATTGGGGGAAAGAGGGGCGCAGGTGATTGTTGTGCCTGAATTGGTAGAATTTTTAGAGATGAGTTTACAACAGGTGCGTTCTGTGCCAGTGAAAACTCGACGCATTGAGATTAATGAGTTAAAAATCCGTGAACCGAAGAAGAAGGAAATGACGACGGTGGAGGCTTCTTTGCGGTTAGATGCAGTGGCTTCGGCTGGGTTTGGGATGTCCCGGAGTAAGATGGTAGATTTGATAGACTCTAATGATGTGCGTGTCAATTGGAAGGAAGTCACCCAAGCCAGTTCTCACGTTAAAACAGGGGATTTAATCGCTATTCGGGGAAAAGGGCGGTTGGAAGTTGGGGAAATTGCGGTGACGAAAAAGGATCGCTATCGGGTGCAGTTGACTAGATATATGTAG